From Rhodothermales bacterium:
TCCGGGCGGATGTAGTTGTCCGCCAACTGGTCGTTCACGATCTCGAGGCCCATCCGAATTGCCACTTCGTCGGACGAGGCGCAGTACTTGCCGAGCAGGTATTCGAGGACAAACACGGGCACGTTGGCGCCGACTTTGACGTTGCGCACGAGGTCCTTCCGAACCACCTTGCCGGCGAAGACGCGGTTGACCTTGTCGTCCAGGGCGTCACGAAGTGGAATGGGATCGGCCGACATAGCTACATGCTGAGGTGAACGGGAATAGAATCGGACTGCGCAAGCACGCGGCCGGTGGCCGGATCCTGGACGACGATCTGGACGGAGTTGACTTCGTCGCGGGCGAGGATCAGCGCGATATCGGCGTAGGCGCCGGATGTTAAGGTCACGACGCCCGTCGAGCGGTCGAATTTGGCGTCAAACGCCAGGCCGAGCGCTCCCACCTGCTCGCCGCCGGCCAACAGGATCACCTGGACCTCCAACTCATCGCCAGAAAAGAGGCTTCCTGAGACGGAGACACGCGCCCCAATCGTGCGATTCGTGACGCGGTCCGGGTAATTCGCGAGGGTGACGCTGAAGCTGGAGGCTGGCGCCACCTGCGCGGCCGGCATGCGGAAGGTGAGCACGGGAACGAGGATCTCTTGCAGGCTGATCCCGCCATGGTGATAGCTGAGGTCGCCGCCGGCCGGAAAGACACCCAGCCCCGTCGGGAAGATGAACTCGAGGTCGGTCGCATACCCCAGATCGGCGCCGGCGACACGGACCGCGCCGGGCGGCGTGGCGCCCCCGTGGCCGGCCCAGCAGCGGCGATGCAGCTCGACGGTTTTGCCGCCAGGCGCCTCGGTCTTCATGTCGTCGCCCTTGCGGGCTGAAAACAGATGCCCATGGTCCGCCACGACCACGAACTGCTCGATGCCGGCGTCGGCCAGCTTGCGAATGGCGCGGGCGACGTTCCCGATGGCTGTGTTCATGGCGTTACGCGCCATGCGGTTGCTGCCAGACTCGCCCAGGCTGTCGATCTCCTGCGAGCGGACGACTACGAGCGGTGCCTCGCCCAGCTGGTGGGTCAGTTTTTTGGAGGCGGTATCGAGCAGGTCGTCCATCCGGAAGTCGACCAGGCCGGGCTGCCGGGCCTTGAAAAAGGCCTGCCGATCCTTCAGGTTGCCGAGCACCGTTCCGTCGATCCGGGCGGCGAGTTTGCCTTTGTGCTCAACGACGGCAAAATCTCCAGACGCCCCCGGCAACAGGGCGGCCATGCCGATCGGGGTGATCGTGGGCAGGGCCGCGATGGCCGGCCGCAGCGTCAGGTCCACCGCCTGCCGCAGCGCCGTGGCCAGCTCGGCGCCCATCTCGTAACGCAGGGCATCGACGATGACGTAGGCCGTGCGGCCGCGCCTGGGGTCTACGTGCCCGGCAAAGACGCCGGCCTGGGGCAACACCCCCGGCACCGACCAGCCGGCGCTGGCCAGTGCGGCCGCAAATCCCGTGGCCATCTGCTGGATGGCGCGCTCATACCCCTGCCGCAGCAGGTCCAGCGCGCGCTCGGCTTCGGGCTCTTCATCCATCCGGGCGACATGCGCTTCGAGCAGGCGGTACGCCTGGTCGAGCCGATACCAGCCGGCCTCGGG
This genomic window contains:
- a CDS encoding PglZ domain-containing protein; this translates as MHALHTYLAGQLAEALAKRRVVVFYDPRAEFAPFIAEVAPGLSEGIVTATLARQPVSVARFEGSYFALRQLVEPLVAIDEPAALLLYLPGVRRDKSSSVLMELEAGGKTYEPELKRLAINILRQRYTDGEIDELLASDTVAYEDIVAFIETGDGAASKLRIIYPDISTTELLARWLSNPQHDEAIASKHAFPELAKVFATRLGAVLDDRAGLPAARATAWRWLLINEFRADLNCPAPASIGRIPAPAKKDQLERVRELAEHLRQHFGEAYRTRSVEVETEMGVAGDALKAADLGSIDTFRFEERLLLQHAAGLIVEKAYDAAAAVVAQHITCFWARRDLARQAQWESCRLLAVLGGELARVEKRLGKMNGAPAAWVEAYTHPEAGWYRLDQAYRLLEAHVARMDEEPEAERALDLLRQGYERAIQQMATGFAAALASAGWSVPGVLPQAGVFAGHVDPRRGRTAYVIVDALRYEMGAELATALRQAVDLTLRPAIAALPTITPIGMAALLPGASGDFAVVEHKGKLAARIDGTVLGNLKDRQAFFKARQPGLVDFRMDDLLDTASKKLTHQLGEAPLVVVRSQEIDSLGESGSNRMARNAMNTAIGNVARAIRKLADAGIEQFVVVADHGHLFSARKGDDMKTEAPGGKTVELHRRCWAGHGGATPPGAVRVAGADLGYATDLEFIFPTGLGVFPAGGDLSYHHGGISLQEILVPVLTFRMPAAQVAPASSFSVTLANYPDRVTNRTIGARVSVSGSLFSGDELEVQVILLAGGEQVGALGLAFDAKFDRSTGVVTLTSGAYADIALILARDEVNSVQIVVQDPATGRVLAQSDSIPVHLSM